Genomic DNA from Pseudomonas fluorescens:
GCCTTTCCCTGTTCCATGAAGGACGCCCATGTCGCTTTTCAAAACTGCCTCCGTGGCCGCCATTGCCCTGACCCTGGGCGCTTGCCAAAGCCTGTTCCAACCCAATTACCGCGCACCGCTGGAAACCACCCGCGATGCCTCGGAGCAATTGCAACCCGGCTGCGCCAGTGCCGACTGCCCGTTGGTGAACATCGATACCCTGCACTTTCCCACCGAGCCGGCCCTGGACGGCATCGTCGAAAAACGCCTGCTGCAAATGACCCGCACCACCCCGGACGCCCCGGTTGCACCGACGCTTGCCGCCTATCGCGAGCAGTTCCTGCGCAGCGCCGCGCCCCGCAACAGCAGCTATTTTCAGGCCAAGGTACGTGAGCAACATGACGGCCTGGTGATCATCGAACTGTCCAGCTACCTGGATACCGGCGGCGCCCACGGCACGCCGGGCCGCGGCTTCATCAACTATTCGCGCCAGCAACACAAGGTTCTGACGCTGTCGGACATGCTGCTGCCGGGCCAGGAAGAAGCCTTCTGGAAAGCCGCCCAGGTCGCCCACAACAGTTGGCTGATCAGCACCAAGCTGGATCAGGAACCCGAGTTCCTGAAGCAGTGGTCCTTCCAGAAAACCCCACACGTGGCACTGACCTACGGCGGGGTGATCCTCAAGTACGAAGTGAGCACCATCGCCCCGTACGCCCTGGGCCACATCGAATTGAAGATCGCTTACCCACGCCTCAATGGCATCCTCAAGCCCGAGCTGTTCCCCGGCCGTAGCTGAAAGCCCGGCCCAGCAACAGTTGCAGCAACCCTGCCAGAATCAACGAAGGCAGGGTTGCGCCGATGTCTGGATGGAAGTTGGCCAGCAAGTGATAAGTGCTCACCCCACCCAACCAGGCCAACAGGGCCGGCCAGCGCAACGCGGCTAATACCACTTGGCTGCTGCGCTTGCGCAGGATGAAGTGATCCACCAGCACCACGCCGAACAGCGGTGCGAACACCGAGCCGATCAGCAACAGGAAGTTCTGGTATTGCGCCAACGGCGCGAAGCAGGCGATCAAGGTGCAGAGCACGCCAATCGCCAAGGCCAGGTGCTCGACCTTCAGCCCCGACAACATGCCACTGGAGACCGCCGCCGAGTGAATGTCGGCGAAGGCGTTTTCCGACTCATCCAGCAGAATCAGCAGCAACGGAATGCCCAACCCGGCGCCAGCCAAGGCCAATAGCAACGCATTGACTTCACCGCTCGGCGCGAACGCCAAGGTGTAGGCCACGCCCAGGCTCATCAGCCAGACGTTACCGATGAAGAACCCCACCGCCGTGCCGCCGAAGACATTCTTGGCGCGTTTTCCGAAGCGCGAGTAGTCGGCGATCAGCGGCAGCCAGGACAACGGCATCGCAATGGCGATATCAAACCCCACCGCCAGCGGCATCGAACCGTCACCCGCCTGGGCCCACAG
This window encodes:
- a CDS encoding DUF3298 domain-containing protein — protein: MSLFKTASVAAIALTLGACQSLFQPNYRAPLETTRDASEQLQPGCASADCPLVNIDTLHFPTEPALDGIVEKRLLQMTRTTPDAPVAPTLAAYREQFLRSAAPRNSSYFQAKVREQHDGLVIIELSSYLDTGGAHGTPGRGFINYSRQQHKVLTLSDMLLPGQEEAFWKAAQVAHNSWLISTKLDQEPEFLKQWSFQKTPHVALTYGGVILKYEVSTIAPYALGHIELKIAYPRLNGILKPELFPGRS
- the cytX gene encoding putative hydroxymethylpyrimidine transporter CytX; its protein translation is MNIQPSTYSPDTAVPPDKRVFGARDLFSLWFSLGIGLMVLQVGALLAPGLGLSGSLLAIFLGTLVGVLLLAAVGVIGSDTGLSAMAALKLSLGGKGASVPAVLNLLQLIGWGSFEIIVMRDAASLLGARAFSEGSLGSNPLLWTLFFGALATLLAVSGPLTFVRKVLRKWGIWLLLAACIWLTWNLFAKADLVALWAQAGDGSMPLAVGFDIAIAMPLSWLPLIADYSRFGKRAKNVFGGTAVGFFIGNVWLMSLGVAYTLAFAPSGEVNALLLALAGAGLGIPLLLILLDESENAFADIHSAAVSSGMLSGLKVEHLALAIGVLCTLIACFAPLAQYQNFLLLIGSVFAPLFGVVLVDHFILRKRSSQVVLAALRWPALLAWLGGVSTYHLLANFHPDIGATLPSLILAGLLQLLLGRAFSYGRGTARA